One genomic window of Gemmatimonadaceae bacterium includes the following:
- a CDS encoding cupredoxin domain-containing protein produces MSRALLLVGFAGALALAACMPGGDITAPPPGTIMVEMRDNFFQPDTVRVMRGGYVRWTNRGQDLHSVTSEAELLRSELIPPTSWFEAHFEELGTFEYECSLHEEMTGTVIVQ; encoded by the coding sequence GTGAGCCGAGCCTTGCTGCTCGTCGGTTTCGCGGGAGCACTCGCGCTGGCCGCGTGCATGCCCGGCGGAGATATCACCGCGCCGCCACCTGGAACCATCATGGTGGAGATGAGAGACAACTTCTTCCAGCCTGACACGGTGAGGGTCATGCGCGGCGGGTACGTGCGCTGGACCAACCGGGGGCAAGATTTGCATTCTGTCACCTCGGAGGCGGAGTTATTGCGGAGCGAGCTGATCCCACCCACGTCGTGGTTCGAGGCGCACTTCGAGGAGCTCGGCACGTTTGAGTACGAGTGCTCGCTGCATGAGGAGATGACCGGCACGGTGATTGTCCAGTAA